A genomic region of Methylobacterium durans contains the following coding sequences:
- a CDS encoding ABC transporter substrate-binding protein — translation MRIPSRSLLAVLALSLAGPVPLGPARAQEPAAVPAQPQALETRIGILYQPQPSPASYDAEAVPEDEGVAGARMAIQDNNTTGRFTKQTYALDEVALTEGGPSAVEAAKGLVAKGVKYLVLTLPAAEVLAVSDAVKADGAVVFNAAAADDALRGAECRQNVFHVVPSRAMQTDALAQFLTFMRWRKLFLIVGPNEADRLYAEAWKNSARKFALKIQAEKPWTFGPLARARGDTPTRAEAMVFTRGIDYDMAIVADEANDWGDYVPYKTVDPRPVGGTQGLIATTWHPTLETWGAAQAQNRFRRLAGRLMRPLDYQAWAAVRTVGDAVTAKKTNDAAAIGPFLTDPAFSLPAYKGVSLSYRPWDHQLRQPLIVVQPKAVVSVSPESGYLHQRTPLDTLGIDLPETACKFR, via the coding sequence ATGCGCATTCCCTCCCGCTCTCTCCTCGCCGTCCTCGCCCTGTCGCTCGCGGGGCCGGTGCCACTCGGACCGGCGCGCGCGCAGGAGCCGGCGGCGGTGCCGGCCCAGCCGCAGGCGCTCGAGACGCGCATCGGCATCCTCTACCAGCCTCAGCCCTCCCCCGCCTCCTACGACGCCGAGGCCGTCCCGGAGGACGAGGGCGTAGCCGGCGCCCGGATGGCGATCCAAGACAACAACACCACCGGCCGCTTCACCAAGCAGACCTACGCCCTCGACGAGGTCGCGCTCACGGAGGGCGGGCCGAGCGCCGTCGAGGCCGCGAAGGGCCTCGTCGCCAAGGGCGTGAAGTACCTCGTCCTGACGCTGCCCGCCGCCGAGGTCCTGGCGGTCTCGGACGCCGTGAAGGCGGACGGCGCGGTCGTCTTTAACGCGGCCGCCGCTGACGACGCCCTGCGCGGTGCGGAATGCCGCCAGAACGTCTTCCACGTCGTCCCGAGCCGGGCGATGCAGACGGACGCGCTCGCGCAGTTCCTCACCTTCATGCGCTGGCGCAAGCTCTTCCTGATCGTCGGCCCGAACGAGGCCGACCGGCTCTATGCCGAGGCCTGGAAGAACTCGGCCCGCAAGTTCGCCCTCAAGATCCAAGCGGAGAAGCCGTGGACCTTCGGGCCGCTCGCCCGGGCGCGGGGCGACACGCCGACCCGGGCCGAGGCGATGGTCTTCACCCGGGGCATCGACTACGACATGGCGATCGTGGCCGACGAGGCGAACGACTGGGGCGATTACGTGCCCTACAAGACGGTCGATCCGCGCCCCGTCGGCGGCACCCAGGGCCTGATCGCCACGACCTGGCATCCGACGCTGGAGACCTGGGGCGCCGCGCAGGCGCAGAACCGGTTCCGTCGGCTCGCGGGGCGCCTGATGCGCCCCCTCGACTATCAGGCCTGGGCGGCCGTTCGCACGGTCGGGGACGCGGTGACCGCGAAGAAGACGAACGATGCCGCCGCCATCGGCCCGTTCCTCACCGATCCGGCCTTCAGCCTGCCGGCCTACAAGGGCGTGTCGCTGAGCTATCGCCCCTGGGACCACCAGTTGCGCCAGCCGCTCATCGTCGTGCAGCCGAAGGCGGTGGTCTCGGTCTCGCCGGAATCCGGCTACCTGCACCAGCGCACGCCGCTGGACACGCTCGGCATCGACCTGCCAGAGACGGCCTGCAAGTTCCGATAG
- a CDS encoding (5-formylfuran-3-yl)methyl phosphate synthase — protein MSQHPKPAVPNPSVPSPAAPRLLVSVRDAAEAALAAGAGADLVDAKDPERGALGALPEASVASILAAVRGRAATSAVAGEPEGAADLARRVAAFAGTAADFLKVAVPPNLRRSPTALAAAAGAAPGRLIAVLFAEDGVGPEDPAVLAAAGFVGAMIDTAGKDGRRLPDIVAPAILSAFCAGCRAGGLMTGLAGSLRVEDIAGLAVHRPDYLGFRGGLCRGGDRRGGLDPVRIDAGVAALRALGRRDAA, from the coding sequence TTGAGCCAACATCCGAAGCCCGCCGTGCCGAACCCGTCCGTTCCCTCCCCCGCCGCGCCGCGCCTCCTCGTCAGCGTCCGGGACGCGGCCGAGGCGGCTCTCGCGGCGGGCGCCGGGGCCGACCTCGTCGATGCGAAGGACCCGGAGCGGGGCGCCCTCGGGGCGCTCCCGGAGGCGAGCGTCGCTTCGATCCTCGCCGCCGTGCGGGGACGCGCCGCCACGAGCGCGGTGGCCGGCGAGCCCGAGGGCGCGGCGGATCTTGCGCGGCGCGTGGCAGCCTTTGCGGGCACGGCCGCCGACTTCCTCAAGGTGGCGGTGCCGCCGAACCTGAGGCGGAGCCCGACGGCGCTCGCCGCCGCTGCGGGCGCCGCTCCGGGGCGCCTCATCGCCGTGCTCTTCGCCGAGGACGGGGTCGGGCCGGAGGATCCGGCGGTATTGGCCGCCGCGGGCTTCGTCGGCGCGATGATCGACACGGCGGGGAAGGACGGGCGGCGCCTGCCCGACATCGTCGCGCCCGCCATCCTCTCGGCCTTCTGCGCCGGATGCCGGGCCGGGGGCCTCATGACCGGGCTCGCCGGCTCGCTCCGGGTCGAGGACATCGCCGGACTGGCGGTCCATCGGCCGGACTACCTCGGCTTCCGGGGCGGCCTCTGCCGCGGCGGGGACCGGCGGGGCGGGCTCGATCCCGTCCGCATCGACGCTGGCGTCGCGGCGCTCCGGGCACTTGGCCGACGGGACGCCGCGTGA
- a CDS encoding DUF3280 domain-containing protein has product MSRRAPALPLLVLPLVLAAAPASAAPEKAAIFPVELLDPGVVGGRKPRPDEIRKLALVTEELRKALQANGAVEPVDVAPQSAEIAKQAPLYKCEGCAAGIAKTLGADLAVTGYVEKGSNQIFNLNVVISDAATGKVVRGGQVVIRADTDDTWAHAMRWVVKNRLLAEPLPNRS; this is encoded by the coding sequence ATGTCCCGACGCGCCCCCGCCCTTCCCCTTTTGGTCCTGCCCCTCGTGCTCGCCGCCGCGCCGGCCTCGGCCGCCCCCGAGAAGGCCGCGATCTTCCCGGTCGAGCTGCTCGATCCCGGCGTCGTCGGCGGCCGTAAGCCGCGCCCCGACGAGATCCGCAAGCTCGCCCTCGTCACCGAGGAACTGCGCAAGGCGCTGCAGGCGAACGGGGCTGTGGAGCCCGTCGACGTCGCCCCGCAATCGGCCGAGATCGCCAAGCAGGCGCCCCTCTACAAATGCGAGGGCTGCGCGGCAGGCATTGCCAAGACGCTGGGTGCGGACCTCGCCGTGACCGGCTATGTGGAGAAGGGATCGAACCAGATCTTCAACCTGAACGTCGTCATCAGCGACGCGGCCACCGGCAAGGTCGTGCGCGGCGGGCAGGTGGTGATCCGGGCCGATACCGACGATACCTGGGCCCACGCCATGCGTTGGGTCGTTAAGAACCGGCTCCTCGCCGAGCCCCTGCCGAACCGGTCCTGA